In one Lolium rigidum isolate FL_2022 chromosome 3, APGP_CSIRO_Lrig_0.1, whole genome shotgun sequence genomic region, the following are encoded:
- the LOC124703138 gene encoding ATP-citrate synthase alpha chain protein 2, with protein MARKKIREYDSKRLLKEHLKRLAAIDLHILSAQITESTDFTELVNQQPWLSTMKLVVKPDMLFGKRGKSGLVALNLDIAQVKEFVKERLGVEVEMGGCKAPITTFIVEPFVPHDQEYYLSVVSERLGSTISFSECGGIEIEENWDKVKTVFLPTEKPMTPETCAPLIATLPLEARGKIGDFIKGVFAVFQDLDFSFIEMNPFTMVNGEPYPLDMRGELDDTASFKNFKKWGDLEFPLPFGRVLSSTESFIQDLDDKTSASLKFTVLNPKGRIWTMVAGGGASVIYADTVGDLGYASELGNYAEYSGAPKEDEVLQYARVVLDCATADPDGRKRALLIGGGIANFTDVAATFNGIIRALREKESKLKASRMHLYVRRGGPNYQTGLAKMRKLGAEIGVPIEVYGPEATMTGICKQAIECIMAAA; from the exons ATGGCGCGCAAGAAGATCCGAGAGTACGACTCTAAGCGCCTCCTCAAGGAGCACCTCAAGCGCCTGGCCGCCATCGACCTCCACATCCTCTCCGCCCAG ATCACGGAATCAACAGACTTCACAGAGCTTGTGAACCAGCAGCCATGGTTGTCGACCATGAAGTTGGTCGTCAAGCCTGACATGCTGTTCGGGAAGCGTGGGAAGAGCGGCCTTGTGGCCCTCAACCTGGATATTGCTCAAGTCAAGGAGTTTGTCAAGGAGCGGCTGGGAGTCGAG GTTGAGATGGGCGGCTGCAAGGCTCCGATTACAACCTTCATTGTTGAGCCATTTGTGCCCCATGACCAAGAGTACTATCTTTCAGTTGTCTCAGAGAGGCTGGGTAGCACCATTAGCTTCTCAGAGTGTGGAGGAATTGAAATTGAGGAGAACTGGGACAAGGTTAAGACAGTATTTCTTCCCACTGAGAAACCAATGACACCTGAGACATGTGCTCCCTTGATTGCAACCCTTCCACTGGAG GCACGTGGAAAAATCGGTGATTTTATTAAGGGAGTGTTTGCTGTCTTCCAAG ACTTGGATTTCTCATTTATTGAGATGAACCCATTTACCATGGTGAATGGAGAGCCATATCCTCTGGACATGAGAGGAGAATTGGATGACACAgcatctttcaagaacttcaagAA GTGGGGAGATTTAGAATTCCCTTTACCATTTGGCAGAGTTCTCAGCTCTACAGAAAGTTTTATCCAAGATCTGGATGATAAG ACGAGCGCATCTCTGAAGTTCACAGTTTTGAACCCAAAGGGACGCATTTGGACAATGGTTGCAGGAGGCGGTGCCAGTGTCATATATGCTGACACA GTTGGAGATCTAGGATATGCTTCAGAGTTAGGAAATTATGCAGAGTACAGTGGTGCCCCCAAGGAAGATGAGGTTCTGCAGTATGCTAGAGTAGTACTTGAT TGCGCGACTGCTGATCCCGATGGCCGCAAGAGAGCTCTTCTCATTGGAGGTGGTATAGCCAACTTCACTGATGTTGCTGCCACATTTAATGGCATTATTCGGGCGTTAAGAGAGAAG GAATCCAAGTTAAAGGCATCCAGGATGCACCTGTATGTTCGACGAGGCGGTCCAAATTACCAAACTGGACTAGCAAAAATGCGCAAGCTTGGTGCAGAAATTGGCGTTCCGATTGAG GTGTATGGACCAGAAGCGACAATGACTGGCATCtgcaagcaagcaattgaatgCATCATGGCTGCAGCATAA